A single region of the Glycine max cultivar Williams 82 chromosome 20, Glycine_max_v4.0, whole genome shotgun sequence genome encodes:
- the LOC100306042 gene encoding putative 1,2-dihydroxy-3-keto-5-methylthiopentene dioxygenase, which translates to MVSSDKDPREDVLQAWYMDDSDEDQRLPHHKEPKEFVSLDQLAELGVLSWKLDADNHENDPELKKIREERGYTYMDVCEVCPEKLPNYEQKIKSFFEEHLHTDEEIRFCAAGSGYFDVRDRNEAWIRVWVKKGGMIILPAGIYHRFTLDESNYIKALRFFVGEPVWTPYNRPNDHLPARQQYVKDFVEKDVSNHAVDAAA; encoded by the exons ATGGTTTCTTCCGACAAG GATCCACGAGAGGATGTCCTTCAAGCCTGGTACATGGATGATAGTGATGAAGATCAAAGACTCCCCCACCACAAAGAACCCAAGGAGTTTGTCTCGTTGGACCAACTTGCTG AACTTGGAGTCCTTAGCTGGAAACTAGATGCTGATAACCATGAAAATGATCCAGAGCTGAAGAAGATTCGTGAAGAGCGTGGTTACACCTACATG GATGTTTGTGAGGTCTGCCCAGAAAAGTTGCCAAATTATGAACAGAAAATCAAAAGCTTCTTTGAAGAGCATCTTCACACTGATGAGGAGATCCGCTTTTGTGCTGCTGGAAGTG GCTATTTTGATGTTAGGGATCGCAATGAAGCTTGGATTCGTGTGTGGGTCAAGAAAGGAGGAATGATCATCTTACCTGCCGGAATTTATCATCGCTTTACGCTAGATGAGAGCAACTACATTAAG GCTTTGCGTTTTTTTGTTGGTGAGCCAGTTTGGACTCCATACAATCGTCCAAATGACCATCTCCCTGCAAG ACAACAATATGTCAAGGATTTTGTGGAAAAGGATGTTAGCAACCATGCTGTTGATGCCGCCGCGTAA